The Lepisosteus oculatus isolate fLepOcu1 chromosome 4, fLepOcu1.hap2, whole genome shotgun sequence genome window below encodes:
- the ndr2 gene encoding nodal-related 2 has product MYLLKASSVLLCSSLLFSAALDALRSGDHQPTPAATYKYPPAGLHLPASFMRQLYRRVQSGNATLEERLANEADSVKSILPKRFARKGSRWVVTFDLSTFLTNEELQMAELRIRFPRFLNLSTSTVEVRHAHEFPCPNGTCYSRQLVGLFSASSFVASNPNWKIYNITNLLGDWLKENLSSLNRKLEKEPSLPRRDLPPSNSSKDQGLNGRALLVVFTKVKPGSGLQDKASLLLAAEHSGFVFSHESQETGNPIKAKRNRRQQDLKAKSLCRRVDLHVDFSHVGWASWIVYPKRYNAYRCEGECPYPLGEQFKPTNHAYMQSLVKLYNPDQVPSTCCVPIKTSPLSMLYFDEDRIVLRHHEGMIVDECGCR; this is encoded by the exons ATGTATTTACTCAAGGCGTCAAGTGTTCTGCTATGTTCTTCGCTGCTCTTCTCGGCGGCACTAGACGCCCTCAGATCCGGGGACCACCAGCCGACACCAGCAGCGACGTACAAGTATCCACCGGCTGGACTCCACCTGCCCGCTTCCTTCATgaggcagctctacaggagAGTCCAATCCGGCAACGCCACCTTGGAAGAGCGGCTAGCTAATGAAGCCGACTCCGTCAAAAGCATTCTTCCCAAGC GTTTTGCACGGAAAGGCAGTCGCTGGGTGGTGACCTTTGACCTCTCCACCTTTCTGACCAATGAGGAGCTCCAGATGGCTGAGCTGAGGATCAGGTTCCCCAGGTTCCTGAACCTGAGCACTTCCACAGTGGAGGTGCGGCACGCCCACGAGTTCCCGTGCCCGAATGGGACCTGCTACTCCCGGCAGCTGGTGGGGCTCTTTTCTGCGTCGTCCTTTGTGGCCTCTAACCCCAACTGGAAAATCTACAACATTACAAATTTGCTAGGTGACTGGCTGAAGGAAAATCTGTCCTCTCTGAACCGGAAGCTGGAGAAAGAGCCGTCCCTGCCCAGAAGAGATCTGCCACCGAGCAACAGCTCGAAGGATCAGGGTTTAAACGGTAGGGCTTTGCTGGTTGTATTCACAAAAGTGAAGCCGGGCAGTGGCCTTCAGGATAAGGCCAGCCTGCTCCTAGCAGCCGAACACTCTGGGTTTGTCTTTAGTCACGAAAGCCAAGAAACTGGAAATCCCATCAAGGCAAAGCGCAACAGGAGGCAACAAGACCTCAAGGCCAAATCCCTTTGCCGGAGGGTGGACTTGCACGTGGATTTCAGCCACGTTGGATGGGCATCCTGGATTGTGTATCCTAAGAGATACAATGCTTACCGCTGTGAGGGGGAATGCCCATATCCACTTGGGGAACAATTCAAGCCTACAAATCACGCGTACATGCAG AGTCTGGTGAAATTGTATAACCCCGATCAAGTGCCCTCGACCTGTTGTGTCCCCATCAAGACGAGCCCGCTGAGCATGCTGTATTTCGACGAAGACCGAATAGTTCTGCGCCACCACGAAGGAATGATAGTGGACGAATGCGGCTGCCGCTGA